Proteins encoded by one window of Myripristis murdjan chromosome 1, fMyrMur1.1, whole genome shotgun sequence:
- the gcdha gene encoding glutaryl-CoA dehydrogenase a isoform X1 — MIKHMALRTAATRLLSNTQKCAAITASRAQGTAAPAQKDAEEVKKPAKPSKVAFNWRDALDLEGQLTEEEVMIRDSFRNYCQEKLMPRILMANRHEHFHREIVSEMGELGVLGPTIKGYGCAGTSYVAYGLIAREVERVDSGYRSVMSVQSSLVMHPINAYGTEAQKEKYLPRLARGEILGCFGLTEPNHGSDPSSMETRAKYNPSSGTFTLNGAKTWITNSPVADIAVVWARCEDGRVRGFILERGMKGFATPKIEGKFSLRASATGMILMDEVEVPQENLLPNVSGLAGPFGCLNNARYGIAWGALGAAEFCFHAARQYTLDRIQFGVPLARNQLMQKKMADMLTEITVGLQSCLALGRLIDEKKAAPEMISMLKRNSCGKALDIARQARDMLGGNGIADEYHIIRHVMNLEAVNTYEGTHDIHALILGRAITGLQSFTVGK, encoded by the exons ATGAT TAAACACATGGCTCTCAGAACTGCTGCCACACGTCTGCTCTCCAACACCCAAAAATGTGCTGCCATCACTGCATCCAGAGCACAGGGGACGGCTGCACCTGCTCAGAAAG ATGCTGAAGAAGTCAAAAAGCCAGCAAAGCCAT CCAAGGTGGCATTCAACTGGCGAGATGCCCTGGACCTGGAGGGCCAGCTGACAGAAGAGGAGGTCATGATCCGAGACTCCTTCCGCAACTACTGCCAGGAGAAGCTCATGCCTCGCATTCTCATGGCCAACAGACACGAAC ATTTCCACCGTGAGATTGTTTCAGAGATGGGAGAGTTGGGAGTCTTGGGCCCAACCATCAAAG GGTATGGCTGTGCAGGCACTAGTTATGTGGCATATGGCTTGATCGCCAGGGAGGTTGAGAGAGTGGACAGTGGCTATCGGTCAGTCATGAGTGTTCAGTCGTCCCTGGTCATGCACCCTATCAATGCTTATGGCACAGAGGCCCAGAAGGAGAAGTACTTGCCAAGGCTTG CCCGTGGAGAGATCCTGGGATGCTTTGGTTTGACAGAGCCCAACCATGGCAGTGATCCCAGCAGCATGGAGACCCGGGCCAAGTACAATCCCTCCAGTGGCACCTTCACCCTCAACGGAGCCAAGACCTg GATTACAAATTCCCCAGTGGCAGACATTGCAGTGGTCTGGGCCAGGTGTGAAGATGGCAGGGTGCGGGGTTTCATACTGGAGCGTGGAATGAAGGGTTTCGCCACCCCAAAGATCGAGGGCAAGTTCTCCCTCAGGGCATCTGCAACTGGCATGATCCTGATGGATGAGGTGGAAGTTCCCCAAGAGAACCTGCTGCCTAACGTCTCTGGCCTGGCT GGTCCCTTTGGTTGTCTGAACAACGCTCGGTATGGCATTGCCTGGGGAGCCCTGGGAGCTGCTGAGTTCTGCTTCCATGCTGCCCGACAGTACACTTTGGACAG GATCCAGTTTGGCGTGCCACTGGCCAGGAACCAGCTGATGCAGAAGAAGATGGCTGACATGCTGACAGAGATCACTGTCGGCCTGCAGTCATGTCTGGCCCTGGGCCGACTCATTGATGAGAAAAA AGCGGCTCCAGAGATGATCTCCATGCTGAAGAGGAACAGCTGTGGCAAGGCTCTGGATATCGCCCGACAGGCCAGAGACATGCTGGGAGGAAACGGCATCGCAGACGAGTACCACATCATCCGACATGTCATGAACCTGGAGGCCGTCAACACATATGAGG gaACTCATGACATTCATGCCTTGATCCTTGGCAGAGCCATCACTGGACTGCAGTCTTTCACTGTGGGAAAGTAA
- the gcdha gene encoding glutaryl-CoA dehydrogenase a isoform X2, with protein sequence MALRTAATRLLSNTQKCAAITASRAQGTAAPAQKDAEEVKKPAKPSKVAFNWRDALDLEGQLTEEEVMIRDSFRNYCQEKLMPRILMANRHEHFHREIVSEMGELGVLGPTIKGYGCAGTSYVAYGLIAREVERVDSGYRSVMSVQSSLVMHPINAYGTEAQKEKYLPRLARGEILGCFGLTEPNHGSDPSSMETRAKYNPSSGTFTLNGAKTWITNSPVADIAVVWARCEDGRVRGFILERGMKGFATPKIEGKFSLRASATGMILMDEVEVPQENLLPNVSGLAGPFGCLNNARYGIAWGALGAAEFCFHAARQYTLDRIQFGVPLARNQLMQKKMADMLTEITVGLQSCLALGRLIDEKKAAPEMISMLKRNSCGKALDIARQARDMLGGNGIADEYHIIRHVMNLEAVNTYEGTHDIHALILGRAITGLQSFTVGK encoded by the exons ATGGCTCTCAGAACTGCTGCCACACGTCTGCTCTCCAACACCCAAAAATGTGCTGCCATCACTGCATCCAGAGCACAGGGGACGGCTGCACCTGCTCAGAAAG ATGCTGAAGAAGTCAAAAAGCCAGCAAAGCCAT CCAAGGTGGCATTCAACTGGCGAGATGCCCTGGACCTGGAGGGCCAGCTGACAGAAGAGGAGGTCATGATCCGAGACTCCTTCCGCAACTACTGCCAGGAGAAGCTCATGCCTCGCATTCTCATGGCCAACAGACACGAAC ATTTCCACCGTGAGATTGTTTCAGAGATGGGAGAGTTGGGAGTCTTGGGCCCAACCATCAAAG GGTATGGCTGTGCAGGCACTAGTTATGTGGCATATGGCTTGATCGCCAGGGAGGTTGAGAGAGTGGACAGTGGCTATCGGTCAGTCATGAGTGTTCAGTCGTCCCTGGTCATGCACCCTATCAATGCTTATGGCACAGAGGCCCAGAAGGAGAAGTACTTGCCAAGGCTTG CCCGTGGAGAGATCCTGGGATGCTTTGGTTTGACAGAGCCCAACCATGGCAGTGATCCCAGCAGCATGGAGACCCGGGCCAAGTACAATCCCTCCAGTGGCACCTTCACCCTCAACGGAGCCAAGACCTg GATTACAAATTCCCCAGTGGCAGACATTGCAGTGGTCTGGGCCAGGTGTGAAGATGGCAGGGTGCGGGGTTTCATACTGGAGCGTGGAATGAAGGGTTTCGCCACCCCAAAGATCGAGGGCAAGTTCTCCCTCAGGGCATCTGCAACTGGCATGATCCTGATGGATGAGGTGGAAGTTCCCCAAGAGAACCTGCTGCCTAACGTCTCTGGCCTGGCT GGTCCCTTTGGTTGTCTGAACAACGCTCGGTATGGCATTGCCTGGGGAGCCCTGGGAGCTGCTGAGTTCTGCTTCCATGCTGCCCGACAGTACACTTTGGACAG GATCCAGTTTGGCGTGCCACTGGCCAGGAACCAGCTGATGCAGAAGAAGATGGCTGACATGCTGACAGAGATCACTGTCGGCCTGCAGTCATGTCTGGCCCTGGGCCGACTCATTGATGAGAAAAA AGCGGCTCCAGAGATGATCTCCATGCTGAAGAGGAACAGCTGTGGCAAGGCTCTGGATATCGCCCGACAGGCCAGAGACATGCTGGGAGGAAACGGCATCGCAGACGAGTACCACATCATCCGACATGTCATGAACCTGGAGGCCGTCAACACATATGAGG gaACTCATGACATTCATGCCTTGATCCTTGGCAGAGCCATCACTGGACTGCAGTCTTTCACTGTGGGAAAGTAA